Proteins encoded together in one Rana temporaria chromosome 6, aRanTem1.1, whole genome shotgun sequence window:
- the LOC120943106 gene encoding E3 ubiquitin-protein ligase TRIM39-like isoform X3 has translation MASAALGDELSCSICLNLYTEPVSLRCGHNFCRDCIVTVLDTQEGSGVYSCPECREEYVERPTLEKNRKLCNIVENFRSTQQKEEKSEILCTYCLTSPVAAVKTCLQCETSMCAEHLTAHNKAVDHVLTEPTSSFSSKKCSIHKKLLEYYCSEDAVCLCVSCCLVGKHKGHEVELLEEALGKKKEKLENVLKKMTTKRERDEQKIVNLQEHKRKTREKADDEKKRVIALYEDIRRQLEVQEQRVLSEISRQVEEVSLSLKDLIKQLEIQKDELSRKIGHIEKLCNMTDPITVLQDHKSDTDEVLQDEESDTGDQNVKESSVSDLDDFMISLVLHRSITDLIANIQLKTNFKIQDTINLLLDEKTAHNLVALSDDRRTASFSETQMIRPTLPQRFTEYGQVMSVESFSHGRHYWEVEVGDCGLRYVGVCYPSIKRDGKESGIVYNNKSWSFCITEKQYFRAHDSELQELYPESPVKRLAVDLDYEGGRLSFYQLSDPIRHLHTFTTTFTEPLHAVFYLSNQAWVKLVSPVFSIKP, from the coding sequence ATGGCGTCTGCTGCTCTAGGAGACGAGCTGAGCTGCTCCATCTGCCTGAACCTTTATACGGAGCCGGTGTCACTGAGATGtggacacaacttctgccgggattgtattgtgactgttctggatacacaggaggggtcCGGAGTTTATTCCTGTCCGGAGTGTAGAGAGGAGTATGTAGAGCGCCCCACTCTGGAGAAGAACAGGAAGTTGTGTAACATTGTGGAGAACTTCAGATCTACACAacaaaaggaggaaaaaagtGAGATCCTCTGTACATATTGTCTGACTTCACCTGTGGCCGCTGTCAAAACTTGTCTGCAGTGTGAGACTTCTATGTGTGCTGAACACCTGACAGCCCACAACAAGGCAGTGGACCATGTGTTGACGGAACCGACTTCATCCTTCAGTAGTAAAAAATGCTCCATCCACAAGAAGCTTCTGGAGTATTACTGCTCCGAGGACGCCGTCTGTCTATGTGTGTCCTGCTGTCTGGTGGGGAAACATAAAGGGCATGAAGTAGAACTTCTAGAAGAGGCTTtggggaagaagaaggagaaactGGAAAATGTTCTAAAAAAGATGActacaaaaagagagagagatgagcaGAAAATTGTGAATCTACAGGAACACAAGAGGAAAACTCGAGAAAAAGCCGATGATGAGAAGAAGAGAGTCATTGCCCTGTATGAGGATATCAGGAGACAGCTGGAGGTCCAGGAACAGAGAGTCCTGAGTGAGATCTCCAGACAGGTAGAGGAGGTCTCGTTGTCACTCAAAGATCTCATCAAACAGTTGGAGATACAGAAGGACGAGCTGTCCAGGAAAATTGGTCACATTGAGAAATTGTGTAACATGACCGACCCAATAACTGTCCTACAAGATCATAAATCAGATACTGATGAAGTCCTACAAGATGAGGAATCGGACACAGGTGACCAGAATGTGAAGGAATCTTCTGTTTCTGATCTGGATGATTTTATGATCTCTCTTGTGTTGCACAGATCTATAACTGATCTTATCGCTAATATACAAttaaaaacaaactttaaaatacaGGATACAATTAATTTGCTACTGGATGAAAAAACTGCCCATAATCTTGTGGCTTTATCTGATGATCGGAGAACAGCATCCTTCTCTGAAACACAAATGATTAGACCAACATTACCACAAAGATTTACAGAATACGGTCAAGTGATGAGTGTGGAGAGTTTTTCCCATgggagacattactgggaagtAGAGGTTGGTGACTGTGGACTACGGTATGTGGGTGTTTGCTATCCCAGTATAAAGAGAGATGGAAAGGAATCTGGCATTGTATATAATAACAAATCCTGGAGTTTCTGCATAactgaaaaacaatattttcgtgCACACGACTCTGAATTACAGGAGTTATACCCGGAGTCTCCTGTGAAGAGATTGGCAGTAGATCTGGATTATGAAGGCGGCCGTCTGTCCTTCTACCAGCTGAGTGACCCCATcagacacctccacaccttcaccaccaccttcaccgAACCCCTCCATGCTGTCTTCTATCTGTCCAATCAAGCCTGGGTAAAGCTTGTATCTCCGGTGTTTTCTATAAAACCATAa